One segment of Thermoanaerobacter kivui DNA contains the following:
- a CDS encoding bifunctional riboflavin kinase/FAD synthetase, with translation MQVIDETNILQFDDYKGIALGNFDGIHLGHQELIKRAISLSQSHNLKSAVFTFKQHTLEILSPNQKPELIMSQQKKLEVLKQFSLDYGIFFNFSREFSQLTPEEFVKKVLVEKLKAKIIVVGYNYRFGYKALGNMESLQKYSKVYYFEVHVVPPVTLEGVVVSSSYIRQLIKSGEIERANKFLGRFFSLEGEVVHGREVGRKLGFPTANLQIKDNIVLPKTGVYVTRVKVMDKLYLGVTNIGFKPTFEGKDVSIESYLLDCNENLYGKHIEVEFVKRIRDEIKFDSIGDLKKQVFKDINYAKKFKNILQEKLYMIK, from the coding sequence TTGCAAGTCATTGATGAAACTAATATATTACAATTCGACGATTATAAAGGAATAGCATTGGGAAATTTTGATGGCATTCACTTGGGACACCAAGAGTTAATAAAAAGGGCGATTTCCCTTTCACAAAGTCATAATTTAAAAAGTGCTGTTTTTACTTTTAAACAGCACACGTTGGAAATATTGTCTCCAAATCAAAAACCTGAACTCATAATGAGTCAGCAAAAGAAATTGGAAGTTTTAAAGCAATTTAGCCTTGACTATGGAATATTTTTTAACTTTAGCAGGGAGTTTTCACAGTTGACTCCTGAAGAATTTGTAAAAAAAGTTTTAGTAGAGAAATTAAAGGCTAAAATAATTGTAGTGGGATATAATTACAGATTTGGTTATAAAGCCTTGGGAAATATGGAAAGTTTGCAAAAATATTCAAAAGTTTATTATTTTGAAGTACATGTGGTACCACCTGTTACATTAGAAGGGGTAGTTGTGAGCAGCAGTTATATAAGGCAATTAATAAAGTCAGGAGAAATTGAAAGAGCTAATAAATTTTTAGGACGTTTTTTCTCCTTAGAAGGTGAAGTAGTACACGGAAGAGAAGTAGGTAGAAAATTAGGCTTTCCTACTGCCAATTTACAAATTAAAGATAACATAGTCCTTCCTAAGACAGGTGTTTATGTCACTCGGGTCAAAGTAATGGATAAATTGTATTTAGGAGTAACGAACATCGGCTTTAAACCAACTTTTGAAGGAAAAGACGTTTCTATTGAATCATATCTTTTGGATTGCAATGAGAATTTATACGGCAAACACATAGAAGTAGAGTTTGTAAAAAGAATTCGCGATGAAATAAAATTTGACAGCATTGGAGACCTGAAAAAACAAGTTTTTAAAGATATTAACTACGCTAAAAAATTTAAAAATATTTTACAAGAGAAACTTTATATGATAAAATAA
- the rpsO gene encoding 30S ribosomal protein S15 has translation MLDKEKKAEIINKFKLHDTDTGSPEVQIALLTERINNLNAHLQVHKKDNHSRRGLLKMVGQRRALLNYLMKTDMERYRAIIKKLDLRK, from the coding sequence ATGCTAGACAAAGAAAAAAAGGCAGAAATAATCAACAAGTTTAAGCTTCACGATACCGACACGGGTTCTCCAGAAGTACAGATTGCCCTTTTGACGGAGAGAATTAACAACTTAAATGCCCATTTACAAGTTCACAAAAAGGACAATCACTCAAGAAGAGGTCTTCTTAAGATGGTAGGTCAAAGAAGGGCATTGTTAAACTATTTAATGAAAACAGATATGGAGAGGTATCGTGCCATTATTAAAAAATTGGATCTGAGAAAATAG
- the truB gene encoding tRNA pseudouridine(55) synthase TruB: MEGILNVLKPPGMTSHNVVDFIRKTFKIKKVGHTGTLDPDAAGVLPICIGYATKFTSYLMEQKKRYRFEITFGFSTDTLDKSGKIIDSGPVVLIKDEELFQVLNKFKGNIKQVPPMYSAKKIKGKKLYEYAREGKTIDIPPIEVTIYNIELIEYKPPYQLLIDVECSKGTYVRSLVRDICEELNMPGYMSMLIRTQVGPFRIEESYTIEEVKEGKAKIQPVDIFLDMPSAKLTALDSDRILKGQFIKNSYGIETSPFKLYDNNGKFIGIGVLHQDKIRPKRILLRGK, encoded by the coding sequence GTGGAGGGCATACTAAACGTTTTAAAACCTCCTGGCATGACTTCTCACAATGTCGTAGACTTTATAAGAAAAACTTTCAAAATTAAAAAAGTTGGCCATACGGGTACATTAGACCCGGATGCAGCAGGAGTTTTACCTATATGCATTGGTTACGCCACTAAATTTACATCATATCTAATGGAACAAAAAAAGAGGTATAGATTTGAAATAACCTTTGGTTTTTCTACAGACACTTTAGACAAAAGCGGAAAAATTATTGATAGCGGACCGGTAGTGCTTATAAAGGATGAAGAGCTATTCCAAGTGTTAAATAAGTTTAAAGGAAATATAAAACAAGTTCCTCCAATGTACTCTGCAAAAAAAATCAAAGGAAAAAAATTATACGAATACGCAAGGGAAGGAAAGACAATTGATATTCCTCCTATAGAAGTTACAATTTACAATATAGAATTGATAGAGTACAAACCTCCATACCAACTTTTAATAGATGTAGAGTGTTCCAAAGGAACTTACGTAAGGTCATTGGTAAGAGATATATGTGAAGAACTAAATATGCCAGGTTATATGTCTATGCTCATAAGGACGCAAGTAGGACCTTTTAGGATAGAGGAGTCCTATACCATTGAAGAGGTCAAGGAAGGTAAAGCAAAAATACAACCAGTAGATATCTTTCTTGACATGCCTTCTGCAAAATTAACTGCTTTAGATTCTGATAGAATCCTCAAAGGACAATTTATCAAAAACAGCTATGGTATTGAAACATCGCCCTTTAAGTTGTATGATAATAATGGTAAATTTATTGGCATAGGGGTGTTACATCAAGACAAAATTCGCCCCAAAAGGATACTATTGAGGGGGAAATAG